In the Microplitis mediator isolate UGA2020A chromosome 5, iyMicMedi2.1, whole genome shotgun sequence genome, TGATGTTAGCATTTTCACCGTTCGATTGGGTAGAAAGACAGAAAATTCCTCATTGATTGTAGCTAGAATCTTCGGTCCAAACTTGGTTGTAACTTGTTTCAGGGTTGTGATTTGATGTTCGATGTTGATCTCCAActcgttgaattttttaactggtAAAAATCCTTTCAATTGGTTGACATCATTTATTTTCGTAAAGTCCATTttctagaaattaaaaaaattagcaaatTAGTATCAATAATCATAGTAAATAAAGTTTtggaaattaacaaaaaaataaaaaatatacgaaaaaaattataataattaaaaattttctagacttaccttatattttttaaaattatttctcgaGTGAAGACAAGTCAACTCAGCTTTAATGTGAAACTGCGTTAAAGTATGATAAGATGA is a window encoding:
- the LOC130668596 gene encoding uncharacterized protein LOC130668596 — protein: MLGGVIRLSGSEKYKKGSSYHTLTQFHIKAELTCLHSRNNFKKYKKMDFTKINDVNQLKGFLPVKKFNELEINIEHQITTLKQVTTKFGPKILATINEEFSVFLPNRTVKMLTSDPKQLEELTTVASNNELFIISFGGQYNPFEFRHHQAE